Part of the Armatimonadota bacterium genome is shown below.
TTGGGAAATCTCGCCGGCCTCGAGGCCAAGACCCTCCGGTACTACGACCGGGTCGGGCTCGTCCGCCCGAGTGGGCGCACCGCTGCCGGCTACCGGATGTATGAAGAGGACACCGTCAATCGTCTGCACTTCATCCGCCGGGCCAAGGCCCTCGGCATGTCCCTCGCAGACATCCGCCGCATCCTGGCCGTTCGGGACGAGGGCGCGGCCCCCTGCGAGCACGTGCTCGCCCTGGTGACTGACAACCTCACCAAGGTAGAGGGTCAAATTGCCCAGCTCGAGCGGATCCGGGGAGACCTCCGGCGGCTGCGGCGCCTGCTGAAAGCGGAGGTATCACCAGGCGTCCGGACGGTCGAGGAGTGCCCCTGCTTCGCGATCATTCAGAGCTTCCAGAAACCCGTCCGCTCACTAAACAGTGGACGGACGAGAGTCCGGGGGATATCGGGATGGGTAGAGACAGCGCAGCCGAAGAGACCTACGACCTCGTCATCCTCGGCTCCGGAACGACGGCCTTCGCCGCGGCCATCCGGGCGGCCGAACTGGGGAAGACCGCGGTCATGACGGAGTCACGCGTTCTGGGCGGAACGTGCGTCAACCGGGGATGCCTTCCCAGCAAGAACCTCATTGAGGCGGCGCGGGTCTACTGGGAGGCGACCCGGCCGCGTTTCCCTGGCCTGCTGTCGC
Proteins encoded:
- a CDS encoding heavy metal-responsive transcriptional regulator — encoded protein: MLTIGRLGNLAGLEAKTLRYYDRVGLVRPSGRTAAGYRMYEEDTVNRLHFIRRAKALGMSLADIRRILAVRDEGAAPCEHVLALVTDNLTKVEGQIAQLERIRGDLRRLRRLLKAEVSPGVRTVEECPCFAIIQSFQKPVRSLNSGRTRVRGISGWVETAQPKRPTTSSSSAPERRPSPRPSGRPNWGRPRS